The Aeromicrobium tamlense nucleotide sequence ACGCCGTCGACCTGCGCCTCGAGGTCGTCCTCGATCGAGGCGTCGGTGACCAGCAGGCGCTGCCCGGTGGAGGACGCGATGGTCTCCACGCGCGGCTCGTCCCACAGCTGGCGGCTGACGTCGGGGATGTCGGGGTGCGCGATGGGGCACGACTCGACGGGGATCACGTCGTGGCTGCGGTGACGGCGCAGGCCGGCCATGCCGTTCTCGGCGACCGACCACACCACGCGCGTGCGCCAGTCCAGCAGCGGGCCGACCGCCTCGACGCGACCGTCCCAGTCGAGCCCGGCGAGCCGCTGCAGCTGCTCGCGGACGACGTCGGTCAGCAGCGTCAGCTGACCCTCCTCGGAGACGTGCTGGAAGTCGCAGCCGCCGCACAGCCCCGGACCCGCGAGCGGGCACGGCGGGGTGACGCGGTCGGGCGAGGGCTCGAGCACCTGCACCGCGTCGGCGCGCAGGAACCGCTTGGAGCGCTCGGTGACGCGGATCTCGACGACCTCGCCGGGCAGCGCATGGCGGACGAACACCACCTGCCCGTCGAGGCGCGCGACGCAGTGGCCCCCGTGCGCGACCGGTCCGACCGTGACCACGGCGTCGCTCATCGACGCTCCTCCCGGCGGATGCCCCGTCGCACGTCTCCGGCGGTGGGGTGCGAGTCGCCCGTGGCCACGCGCTTCGCCGAGGCCAGCTGGAACGGCACGCTGACGACGAGGACGCCCGGCACGAACAGCAGGCGGGCCTTGAGGCGCAGCGCGGTCTGGTTGTGGAGCGCCTGCTCCCACCAGCGGCCGACGACGTACTCGGGGATGTAGACGGTGATCAGGTCGCGCGGGTTCTGCGTTCGGCGGTTCTTGACGTAGCGCATGACCGGCCGCACGACCTCGCGGTAGGGCGAGTCGAGCACGCGCAGCGGGATCGGGACGCGCAGCTCGTCCCACCGGCGGGTCAGCTCGGCGGTCTCGTCGGGGTCGAGGTCGACGACGACGGCCTCGAGCGAGCTCGCGCCGGCCAGCCGGGCGTAGGCGATCGCGCGCATCGCCGGTTTGTGCAGCTTGCTGATCAGGACCACGCCGTGGACCCGCGCCGGCAGGGCGACGTCGGCGTCGTCGACGGCCAGCTCGGCGGCGACCCGGTCGTAGTGGGCGGCGATCGACCGCATCACCACGAACACCGCGATCATCGCCAGGATCGCGATCCACGCGCCGGCGAGGAACTTCGTCACGAGGACGATCACGAGCACCGTCGCGGTCATCGCCAGGCCGAAGGCGTTGACGCCGCGTGAGCGCTGCATGCGACGCCGCTCGGCGGGATCGGTCTCGGTGAGCAGGTGCCGGGTCCAGTGCCGGATCATGCCCAGCTGGCTCAGCGTGAAGGAGACGAACACGCCCACGATGTAGAGCTGGATGAGCTTCGTGACCTCGGCGTCGAACGCGACGATCAGCACGGCGGCCGCGGCGGCGAGCAGCAGGATGCCGTTGCTGAACGCGAGGCGGTCGCCGCGGGTGTGCAGCTGGCGGGGCAGGAAGCCGTCGCGGGCCAGGATCGAGCCGAGCACCGGGAAGCCGTTGAAGGCCGTGTTCGCGGCCAGCACCAGGATGACGCCGGTGCACGCGATGACGAAGTAGAACAGCGGCGGCACGTCGTGGAAGAGCGCCCCGGCCAGCTGGCCGATCACGGTCTCCTGGGTGTACCCCTCCCCCACGGGCTCGCCGTTGAGCAGCAGCTGGTGCGCCGGGTCCTCGACGTAGCGCAGGTTCATCAGGTCGGCCAGCACGATGATGCTCATCAGCATCGCGATCGAGATCGTGCCGAGCAGCAGCAGCGTGGTGGCCGCGTTGCGGCTCTTGGGCTTGCGGAAGGCCGGCACGCCGTTGCTGATCGCCTCGACGCCGGTCAGCGCGGCGCAGCCCGACGAGAAGGCGCGCGCCAGCAGGTAGGCCATCGCGATGCCGCTGACCGCCCCGGTGAACGGCTCCTCGGCGGCGATGTCGTACTGCGCGCTCTCCACCTCGGGCAGGGTGCCCATCGCGAACTCGACGTAGCCCCAGCCGGCCATGAGCGCGATCGCGATCATGAACAGGTACGTCGGCACGGCGAACGCCCGGCCCGACTCCTTGGTGCCGCGCAGGTTCATCGCCGTCAGCAGCGCGACGAGCCCGACCGCGGCGGTGGCCTCGTGGCCCTTGAGGAACGGCAGGGCGGCGGCGGCGTTCTGCACGCCCGAGGAGATCGACACCGCGACGGTCAGCACGTAGTCGACCATCAGCGCGCTCGCGACCGTGAGCCCCGCGTTCCGGCCGAGGTTCACCGTGGCGACCTCGTAGTCGCCGCCTCCGCTGGGGTAGGCGCGCACGTTCTGCCGGTACGACGCCACGACCGTGAGCATCACCACGACCACAGCGAGGCCGATCTGCCAGTTGAAGGCGTAGGCCGTGAGCCCGCCCATCGACAGGGTCAGGAAGATCTCGTCCGGCGCATAGGCCACGGACGAGAGCGCGTCACTCGCGAAGACGGGCAGCGCGACGCGCTTCGGCAACAGGGTCTCCCCCATTTGCGAGGTGCGCAGCTTCCGTCCGATGAGGGCGCGCTTCAGCGCACCGGTCATTCCCACGCGGTCGATGCTAGACCCGTTCGGGCCGGTGTACCGTCGCCGGTGTGCACATCGTGATCATGGGGTGCGGACGCGTGGGTGCGTCGCTCGCCCGGAGCCTGGAGTCGCGGGGGCACTCGACCTCCGTCATCGACTCCAATCCCGACGCGTTCCGGCGCCTCGGACCCTCGTTCGCCGGCGACACCGTCACCGGCATGGGCTTCGACCGCGGGGTCCTCGTGGCTGCCGGCATCGAGCGCGCCGACGCCTTCGCAGCGGTCTCCAGCGGCGACAACTCCAACATCATCGCCGCGCGCGTGGCCCGCGAGGTCTTCCGCGTCGGCAACGTCGTGGCGCGCATCTACGACCCGCGCCGCGCCGAGGTCTACGAGCGGCTCGGCATCCCCACCGTCGCGACCGTCCCCTGGGCGGCCGACCAGATGCTCAGGCGCCTGCTCCCGGCCGGGTCCGAGCCCGCGTGGCGGGACCCGTCGGGCCGCCTGCAGCTCGACAACGCCTACGCGCCGTTCGCGTGGGTGGGTCGCACCGTCGCCTCCCTCGAGGCCCACACCGGCGCGCGCGTTGCCTACATCACGCGCCTGGGCACCGGGCAGCAGGTCACGGGCGACACCGTGATCCAGGAGGGCGACTACCTCAGCATGTTCCTCGTGTCGGACGAGGCGGACACCGCGCTCGCCGCGCTCGAGGCCGGACCGAAGGAGACGGACTGATGCGCGTCGCGATCGCCGGAGCCGGGGCCGTCGGCCGCTCCGTCGCCCAGGAGCTCCTCGACCACGGTCACAGCGTCCTGCTGATCGACAAGTCCCCCACCTCGATCCGCAGCGATCTCGTGCCCGACG carries:
- a CDS encoding class I SAM-dependent RNA methyltransferase; this encodes MSDAVVTVGPVAHGGHCVARLDGQVVFVRHALPGEVVEIRVTERSKRFLRADAVQVLEPSPDRVTPPCPLAGPGLCGGCDFQHVSEEGQLTLLTDVVREQLQRLAGLDWDGRVEAVGPLLDWRTRVVWSVAENGMAGLRRHRSHDVIPVESCPIAHPDIPDVSRQLWDEPRVETIASSTGQRLLVTDASIEDDLEAQVDGVVASDGTVRAGTGTLVEEVRGRRFSVSGSGFWQVHPAAATTLVEAVLAGADVRPDDRVLDLYAGAGLFSAFLAEACAPGELVSVEGNRRASADARGNLAELPNASIVHAPVERALRRGLLGARADVVVLDPPRTGAKEAVPAIAALEPRRIVYVACDPAALARDLATFATLGYRLESLRGFALFPMTHHVECVAVLARA
- a CDS encoding APC family permease — its product is MTGALKRALIGRKLRTSQMGETLLPKRVALPVFASDALSSVAYAPDEIFLTLSMGGLTAYAFNWQIGLAVVVVMLTVVASYRQNVRAYPSGGGDYEVATVNLGRNAGLTVASALMVDYVLTVAVSISSGVQNAAAALPFLKGHEATAAVGLVALLTAMNLRGTKESGRAFAVPTYLFMIAIALMAGWGYVEFAMGTLPEVESAQYDIAAEEPFTGAVSGIAMAYLLARAFSSGCAALTGVEAISNGVPAFRKPKSRNAATTLLLLGTISIAMLMSIIVLADLMNLRYVEDPAHQLLLNGEPVGEGYTQETVIGQLAGALFHDVPPLFYFVIACTGVILVLAANTAFNGFPVLGSILARDGFLPRQLHTRGDRLAFSNGILLLAAAAAVLIVAFDAEVTKLIQLYIVGVFVSFTLSQLGMIRHWTRHLLTETDPAERRRMQRSRGVNAFGLAMTATVLVIVLVTKFLAGAWIAILAMIAVFVVMRSIAAHYDRVAAELAVDDADVALPARVHGVVLISKLHKPAMRAIAYARLAGASSLEAVVVDLDPDETAELTRRWDELRVPIPLRVLDSPYREVVRPVMRYVKNRRTQNPRDLITVYIPEYVVGRWWEQALHNQTALRLKARLLFVPGVLVVSVPFQLASAKRVATGDSHPTAGDVRRGIRREERR
- a CDS encoding potassium channel family protein, whose amino-acid sequence is MGCGRVGASLARSLESRGHSTSVIDSNPDAFRRLGPSFAGDTVTGMGFDRGVLVAAGIERADAFAAVSSGDNSNIIAARVAREVFRVGNVVARIYDPRRAEVYERLGIPTVATVPWAADQMLRRLLPAGSEPAWRDPSGRLQLDNAYAPFAWVGRTVASLEAHTGARVAYITRLGTGQQVTGDTVIQEGDYLSMFLVSDEADTALAALEAGPKETD